A genomic stretch from Deinococcus ruber includes:
- a CDS encoding diacylglycerol/lipid kinase family protein has product MPLSSLPFAVVLNTQAGSGLAGREWPRLKAELDQHGLPHQLLQTGSAQEACWALAQLPPEQPVLAVGGDGTVYGLLPELRHSGRALGVVPLGSGNDFAGMLGLKPGDFGAALGRLSRPATAFDLLEVQLEGEAPDEWMTLLNGLGMGFDAQITALMNDVPKRLLGVHLGGLARYLWAALDGLRHLETEHLEVLLDDQPWYSGPSCLVAVMNGRRYGGGFLIAPQANPQDGLIDVVLGSELSRSALLLLMGRVLRGTHLTHPLVHHARARKVSVYWTRPMYAHLDGDVLGRQEGMHIQVVPGGLKFLSSS; this is encoded by the coding sequence GTGCCACTTTCCTCACTCCCCTTCGCGGTGGTTCTGAATACCCAGGCCGGAAGTGGGCTGGCGGGCCGCGAATGGCCGCGCCTGAAAGCTGAACTCGACCAGCATGGCCTGCCACATCAACTCCTGCAAACCGGCAGCGCTCAGGAAGCGTGCTGGGCATTGGCGCAGCTTCCACCCGAACAACCGGTGCTGGCAGTGGGCGGCGACGGCACCGTGTACGGCCTGCTGCCAGAACTGCGCCACAGCGGGCGGGCGCTGGGCGTGGTTCCGCTGGGAAGCGGCAACGACTTTGCCGGGATGCTGGGCCTGAAACCCGGTGACTTCGGCGCAGCGCTGGGCCGCCTGTCGCGCCCCGCCACCGCCTTCGATCTGCTGGAAGTGCAGCTCGAAGGCGAAGCGCCCGACGAGTGGATGACGCTGCTCAACGGCCTGGGCATGGGCTTCGACGCGCAGATCACCGCCCTGATGAACGACGTACCGAAACGGCTCCTGGGGGTGCATCTGGGAGGGCTGGCACGGTATCTGTGGGCCGCGCTGGACGGACTGCGGCACCTGGAAACCGAGCATCTGGAGGTTCTGCTCGACGATCAGCCCTGGTACAGCGGCCCGAGCTGTCTGGTGGCCGTGATGAACGGCAGGCGCTACGGCGGCGGCTTCCTGATCGCTCCGCAGGCCAACCCACAGGATGGTCTGATCGATGTGGTGCTGGGCAGCGAACTGAGCCGCTCTGCCCTGCTGCTGCTGATGGGACGGGTGCTGCGCGGCACCCACCTGACCCATCCGCTGGTCCACCATGCCCGCGCCCGTAAGGTCAGTGTGTACTGGACCAGACCGATGTACGCCCACCTCGATGGTGACGTGCTCGGCAGACAGGAAGGGATGCACATCCAGGTGGTGCCGGGCGGCCTGAAATTTCTGAGCAGCAGCTGA
- a CDS encoding SDR family oxidoreductase yields the protein MAGVAGGAALVTLLAGTQPLAGKVALVAGATRGAGRGIAVELGALGATVLCTGRSSQAGLSDLKRPETIEQTAALVTEAGGQGVAIRCDHSDAAQVQRLMARVRADHGGLDVLVNDIWGGESLSQWGKKFWEQDLELGRQMLERAVWTHILTAHAGLPLLRAGGLIAEITDGDGWYYRGNFFYDLAKTAVMRLAQNWASELAGDGRGITSVSLTPGFLRSEEMLAHFGVAAERWQEAIAQDANFAESETPHLIGRALAHLAADPHRQRFDGGALASWTLMDEYDLCDIDGRRPHWGRWYAAVVKGESEQK from the coding sequence GTGGCTGGCGTCGCTGGGGGTGCAGCCCTCGTGACGCTGCTGGCAGGTACACAGCCCCTGGCAGGAAAGGTCGCGCTGGTGGCCGGGGCCACACGCGGCGCGGGCCGGGGCATCGCCGTAGAACTGGGCGCACTGGGGGCCACCGTGCTGTGTACCGGGCGCAGTTCACAGGCGGGCCTCAGCGATCTGAAGCGTCCGGAGACCATCGAGCAGACAGCGGCGCTGGTCACGGAGGCGGGCGGGCAGGGCGTGGCGATCCGCTGCGATCACAGCGACGCCGCGCAGGTACAGCGCCTGATGGCGAGGGTGCGGGCCGACCACGGTGGGCTGGACGTGCTGGTCAACGATATCTGGGGCGGCGAATCGCTGTCTCAGTGGGGAAAGAAGTTCTGGGAACAGGATCTGGAACTGGGCCGACAGATGCTCGAACGCGCCGTCTGGACGCACATCCTGACAGCCCACGCGGGCCTGCCCCTGCTGAGGGCGGGCGGTCTGATCGCCGAGATTACCGACGGTGACGGCTGGTATTACCGGGGCAATTTTTTCTACGACCTCGCCAAAACGGCGGTGATGCGGCTCGCGCAGAACTGGGCCAGCGAACTGGCGGGCGACGGGCGCGGCATCACCAGCGTCTCGCTGACGCCCGGATTTCTGCGGAGTGAAGAGATGCTGGCGCATTTCGGCGTGGCAGCAGAGCGCTGGCAGGAAGCAATTGCCCAGGACGCCAACTTTGCCGAGTCCGAGACGCCGCACCTGATCGGGCGGGCGCTGGCGCATCTGGCTGCCGATCCGCACAGGCAGCGCTTCGACGGCGGTGCGCTGGCCTCCTGGACGCTGATGGACGAATATGATCTGTGCGATATCGACGGGCGCAGACCGCACTGGGGCCGCTGGTACGCGGCAGTGGTGAAGGGCGAATCAGAACAGAAGTGA
- a CDS encoding metal-dependent hydrolase, whose amino-acid sequence MNITFIGHSAFLLEDGEYTLAIDPFIQGNPKATLTLDQVKARNISAVLISHAHGDHWGDALALAENGAAIIGTAEIGGYAGKNGAKNAIGGNIGGTIQQPWGSVYLTPAWHSSSFPDGSYGGMPTGLIIEFGGKRLYFAGDTALFSDMSLIGEKGIDLAFLPIGDNFTMGPLEAARCLDLLKPKDVIPMHYGTFPLLTGDPHVFAQEAEQRGVKAHLLQPGETLSY is encoded by the coding sequence ATGAACATCACGTTTATCGGTCACAGCGCATTTCTGCTCGAAGACGGCGAATACACGCTCGCCATCGACCCATTTATTCAGGGCAACCCGAAGGCCACCCTGACGCTCGACCAGGTCAAGGCCCGCAACATCAGCGCCGTCCTGATCAGTCACGCCCACGGCGATCACTGGGGCGACGCGCTGGCACTGGCAGAAAACGGCGCAGCGATCATCGGCACCGCTGAAATCGGGGGATATGCGGGCAAGAACGGCGCAAAAAATGCCATCGGCGGCAATATCGGCGGCACCATCCAGCAGCCCTGGGGCAGCGTGTACCTGACACCCGCGTGGCACTCGTCGAGCTTCCCGGATGGCAGCTACGGCGGCATGCCCACCGGTCTGATCATCGAGTTCGGCGGCAAGCGGCTGTACTTTGCCGGAGACACCGCGCTGTTCTCCGACATGAGCCTGATCGGAGAAAAAGGCATCGATCTAGCCTTCCTGCCCATCGGCGACAACTTCACCATGGGGCCGCTGGAGGCCGCCCGCTGCCTCGACCTGCTGAAGCCCAAAGACGTGATCCCGATGCACTACGGCACCTTTCCGCTCCTGACTGGCGATCCGCACGTATTTGCACAGGAAGCCGAGCAGCGCGGCGTGAAGGCCCATCTGCTGCAACCCGGCGAAACGCTTTCGTACTGA
- the fmt gene encoding methionyl-tRNA formyltransferase — MSEAPPRVAFFGSPEFAVPVLDAVRAHFEVVLVVAQPDKPVGRGLKLSAPPVAAHAAALGLPLAQPTRLKNNTDFAAQLGASGADVAVTCAYGKILPASLLAVPRFGFLNTHTSLLPRYRGAAPIQWALIRGESTTGTTIMQTDPGMDTGPILLQEELSIAPEWTAPELANALQAQAARLIVQALSSLETLTPQPQNEVDATHAPMLSKADGEVAWHDSAQTIYNRYRGVYAWPQTSTTFAGRRVKLSVVRPLPGHFEGQPGEIIAVSREGVTVACGQGALELLTVQPESKKPMPAPDWWRGTGQTLGARFG, encoded by the coding sequence GTGAGCGAAGCGCCGCCGCGTGTGGCGTTTTTCGGCTCGCCAGAGTTCGCTGTTCCGGTACTTGACGCGGTTCGGGCGCACTTTGAAGTGGTGTTGGTGGTCGCCCAGCCCGACAAGCCGGTAGGGCGCGGCCTGAAACTGAGTGCGCCGCCCGTCGCTGCCCACGCCGCCGCGCTGGGACTGCCGCTGGCCCAGCCCACCCGCCTGAAGAACAACACAGACTTTGCCGCTCAGCTCGGCGCGTCGGGAGCCGATGTGGCCGTGACCTGCGCGTATGGCAAGATTCTGCCCGCGTCGCTGCTGGCGGTGCCCCGGTTCGGCTTTCTGAACACCCACACCAGCCTGCTGCCGCGCTACCGGGGAGCCGCGCCGATTCAGTGGGCGCTGATACGTGGCGAGAGCACCACCGGAACCACCATCATGCAGACCGATCCGGGCATGGATACCGGCCCCATCCTGCTTCAGGAAGAACTTTCGATTGCCCCCGAGTGGACAGCTCCCGAACTGGCGAACGCTCTTCAGGCACAGGCGGCGCGGCTGATCGTGCAGGCCCTTTCCAGCCTGGAAACCCTGACGCCGCAGCCCCAGAACGAAGTGGACGCCACCCACGCGCCGATGCTCAGCAAGGCCGACGGCGAGGTGGCGTGGCATGACAGCGCCCAGACGATTTACAACCGCTACCGGGGCGTATACGCGTGGCCGCAGACGAGCACCACGTTTGCAGGGCGACGAGTGAAGCTTAGTGTCGTTCGCCCGCTGCCCGGCCACTTTGAAGGCCAGCCCGGAGAGATCATCGCGGTCAGCCGCGAGGGTGTCACGGTGGCCTGCGGTCAGGGCGCACTGGAACTGCTGACGGTGCAGCCAGAAAGCAAAAAACCGATGCCCGCTCCCGACTGGTGGCGCGGCACAGGCCAGACGCTCGGTGCCCGCTTCGGCTGA
- a CDS encoding serine/threonine-protein kinase has product MSLEPEHDQNALTLVSGYRLLRGLGRGNTSRVYLAEKIGPPDAGRQALVRAGQRVALKLPLADTLGNPEAATRFGNEVRLSLQFRHPHLVQGLDGTSFGSETFLSMRYYHGGTLARELTQALLPLPMALRVLADVASGLAYLHANDAVHQDVKTQNVYLHDGRAALGDFGSTYFQAQGGRVSGSPFYMAPEVYQGQLTGASSDVYSFGVLAHELLTGIRPHQGQTYEALMVSHLTHFPPQLSVQGVPRSVARLLDQALAKKPESRPTSALLRRALLGVLGESDEQEPETPSADAPAASTANRASVGRHGPQTPAKDAATPPAAAGPTTPKPSAPAEKRSWNPFRKK; this is encoded by the coding sequence ATGTCCTTGGAACCTGAACACGACCAGAATGCCCTGACGCTGGTCAGCGGCTACCGACTGCTCCGAGGTCTGGGCCGCGGCAATACCTCACGTGTGTATCTGGCGGAAAAAATCGGGCCACCCGATGCCGGACGACAGGCACTGGTGCGGGCCGGGCAACGGGTGGCGCTGAAACTGCCGCTGGCCGATACCCTCGGCAATCCCGAGGCCGCCACGCGCTTCGGCAACGAGGTGCGCCTGAGCCTGCAATTCCGCCATCCCCATCTGGTACAGGGGCTGGACGGCACCTCGTTCGGCAGCGAAACGTTTCTTTCGATGCGCTATTACCACGGCGGCACGCTGGCCCGCGAACTCACACAGGCGCTTCTGCCACTGCCGATGGCTCTGCGGGTGCTGGCGGACGTGGCGTCTGGGCTGGCGTATCTGCACGCCAACGACGCGGTTCATCAGGATGTGAAGACCCAGAACGTGTATCTGCACGATGGCCGCGCCGCCCTGGGCGACTTCGGCAGCACCTACTTTCAGGCGCAGGGCGGACGGGTGTCGGGCAGCCCGTTCTATATGGCTCCGGAGGTGTATCAGGGGCAGCTGACCGGGGCTTCCAGCGACGTATATAGCTTCGGCGTACTGGCCCACGAACTGCTGACCGGCATCAGACCTCACCAGGGGCAGACGTATGAAGCGCTGATGGTGTCGCATCTGACGCACTTTCCGCCTCAGCTGAGCGTGCAGGGCGTCCCGCGCTCGGTGGCACGCCTGCTCGATCAGGCACTCGCCAAGAAGCCGGAATCTCGCCCGACCAGCGCTCTGCTGAGGCGTGCCCTGCTGGGCGTGCTGGGCGAATCGGATGAACAGGAACCGGAGACTCCCTCGGCAGACGCTCCTGCTGCCTCGACTGCGAACCGTGCCAGCGTGGGCCGACATGGACCGCAGACCCCCGCCAAGGACGCGGCCACGCCGCCTGCTGCTGCCGGGCCAACCACCCCCAAGCCCAGCGCCCCTGCCGAGAAACGCAGCTGGAATCCCTTCAGGAAGAAGTAG
- the def gene encoding peptide deformylase has protein sequence MSEFTASKPSVYPIRLYGDPVLRRKARAITDVTAPVQIAHYRAAPLREVADIMLETMFEARGVGLAAPQIGLSARMFVAVEYEDDEDEGKETPLKSRVLQEYVMINPVIRPLDRRKDDSFQEGCLSIPGIYEEGVKRNRTVRVDYTDLDGNPRTLEAEDYLARVFQHETDHLDGVFFLDRLPPEITEEYRKELLSMQRQSREYLKELEVLRKAPGHVQEKL, from the coding sequence GTGTCAGAGTTCACTGCATCCAAGCCCAGCGTCTACCCCATTCGGCTCTACGGCGATCCCGTGCTGCGCCGCAAAGCCCGGGCTATTACGGATGTGACGGCCCCCGTCCAGATCGCTCATTACCGGGCAGCACCGCTCCGCGAAGTGGCCGACATCATGTTGGAAACCATGTTCGAGGCACGCGGCGTCGGGCTGGCAGCTCCGCAGATCGGCCTGAGTGCCCGCATGTTCGTGGCGGTGGAGTACGAGGACGACGAAGACGAAGGCAAGGAAACACCGCTGAAGAGCCGCGTGCTTCAGGAATACGTGATGATCAATCCGGTGATTCGTCCTCTCGACAGACGCAAGGACGACAGCTTTCAGGAAGGCTGCCTGAGCATTCCCGGCATCTACGAGGAAGGCGTGAAGCGCAACCGCACCGTGCGGGTGGACTATACCGACCTCGACGGCAACCCCCGCACGCTGGAGGCCGAAGATTATCTGGCACGGGTGTTTCAGCATGAAACCGACCACCTCGACGGCGTGTTCTTTCTCGACCGCCTGCCGCCGGAAATTACCGAGGAGTACCGCAAAGAGCTGCTGAGTATGCAGCGCCAGTCGCGCGAATACCTGAAAGAGCTGGAAGTGCTGCGAAAGGCACCGGGGCACGTGCAGGAAAAACTGTGA
- a CDS encoding inorganic pyrophosphatase, producing MTLRGVVEWRLGERERFIWRSERLEFYRLEARPAPVNYGCLPGTLNPADAAEIDAVWLGAARERGEWIAAEPSGLLHLSDLDHKLIFGDLSAVQPLLNWFPPERGAQVLGPQQAWTWLASLGVQPS from the coding sequence GTGACGCTGCGCGGCGTGGTGGAATGGCGGCTGGGCGAGCGCGAACGCTTCATCTGGCGGTCTGAGCGGCTGGAATTTTACCGGCTCGAAGCGCGGCCCGCTCCGGTCAATTACGGCTGCCTGCCCGGTACGCTCAATCCTGCCGACGCTGCCGAAATCGACGCGGTGTGGTTGGGTGCAGCACGCGAACGGGGCGAGTGGATCGCCGCCGAGCCGAGCGGTCTGCTGCACCTGAGCGACCTCGATCACAAACTGATCTTCGGAGATCTGAGCGCCGTTCAGCCGCTGCTCAACTGGTTTCCGCCAGAGCGCGGCGCACAGGTGCTGGGGCCACAGCAGGCGTGGACGTGGCTGGCGTCGCTGGGGGTGCAGCCCTCGTGA